The nucleotide window CTGGCTGACAGCCATTTTAGCACCCAGGTTTCTTGCATCGGCTTTTGCTGCAGGGCCGGCCTTTTTGATCATTCTTTGTTATATTATCAGAAAATACACCAAGTTTGATCCGGGCTGGGATGCAATGCAGACTTTATCAAAAATTGTCTGCTGGGCAATTATTGCCAATCTGTTCTTCTTTTTGTGTGAAGTCTTTGTTGTTTACTATTCCAAGATTCCGGGACATAAAGTCCATATCCAGTATCTGCTCTTTGGATATCACGGATATACGGCACTTGTACCATGGATGTGGACCAGCCTGATCCTCATGGGAACAGGAGCAATTTTCCTTTTGCTTCCAAAATTAAGAACCAACAAAACCCTGTTACCTGTCTCCTGCGCCATGATCTTTTTCGGTGCGTGGATTGATAAGGGATTGGGAATGATCTCAGGCGGGTTTGTACCATCTCCTTTGCACCATGTAACAGAGTATGGCCCCACAGGACCTGAAATCATGATTACCCTTGGGATATATGCCACAGGCTTTCTGGTTATAACGATTCTTTACAAACTGGCAACTCAAGTTAAAGAAGAAGTTCACGGATAGTCTTAAAACATAATAATCTTAAGATATCATAACCGATATTGATCTCAAAACAGGGGAGTTTTTTCAATAAAACTCCCCTGTTTTATTCATGGTGCTTTAGAGTGCCGTAACACGGACTCAAAACAAATGATATGATTTTACTAAACAACGACATTAAAATCCAGGCTTTCACAACCAAAGATTGCTTGCTGGAACAAAAAAAAAATGAATTTCTGGCGTCCTTGTATGAAAAAAATTTTCAAGCTGCCGAACTTATCTTCATGGATATTCTCAAACTTGCACAAAACCAGTCAGAATTCAGTGAAAATTTTGAAAAACGCCTGAACCAGATACAAACTATTTTCAAAAAATTCAAACATGCTCTGTTCAAGCATTGCTCTTCAGAAATCAAAAAAAATCATGACTGCCTTAAAAAAATGATTCTGGCTTCGATCAAGCACTCTTCCGACTCTATCGGTCATGTGAATTTTCAAACATGGGAAACAAAACTTGATTTAAAACCTTGCCAAAAAAATCTCTTGTTTCAAACAGCCATGACTTTTCAATTGACATCGGGATGCAGCAATTTTTGCAGACGTTGCAATGAATGGGCCTTGCCCAAGGTCAGGCGTCACTTCTCCTTTAATGCCATACTGACGATCCTCAACCATATGGCAGACCAAAAAAATGATGAAATTTCCCTTTACGGCGCATCCGACCCTCTTGACTGGACAGCGGGCGATAAAGCCTTGCCTGATATCATTGAGTACTTGAAAAAATTACCGCTTGAATACAGTCTATTAACAAAAGTTCCAAAAGGGAAGCGGCACTTATTAAAACTGCTGTTAAAAAACCATTCAAACCTTTCGGTCAGCATCACCTCAAAAAACAAAAAGCGCATCAAACAAATAGAACAAGAAATCGACACACCCATAAGCAAACAGCACGATCTTGAAGAGCTGCTGATCCCCGCAGGACTGGACGAAGATTTTATCAGCATAAAACCCTCAATCACTGACGGATACGGCACGGAAATCACTCCGGACGGTGCTTTTATCATTATTCCCTGCTTTACCAGCGCATTGTACCCGTTTGGCCACAAAAAAATTCCTGTTACATCAAATACACGCTTTTTCCCAGTTAAAAAAACCGGCCGCCAAGCCCTGCTTGTGGACTATTTCAAACCCCTGGAAGGCTATGATCTAAATAAAAGTCGATGCCACCTGTCCGCTTTGCTGGACGTACAAATCGAATCTGTTATTCTTGACAACGGAACTGACCAGTTGACACCGCCAGGCATGAGAAGCCTGAAAGAATTTCTGTCCATATTTGAAGAAAAGGCAAGATGTCAACGAAAGAAAATGACACCGTCGATAATGAAAAAGTTAAAACAACGGTTTCTGGCAACCACCTGTTTTAAAAAATTATCTAAAAAAAATAAAAATTTGTTTTTAAAAAAAATAGCCGGCCATTTGAAGTTATGCAAACAAAAGCACTGTGTTTCAGCAAGACTATATGCTGTCTCCTTTTTCCTGGAATCTATTCGTCAATATATACCCACCCATTCAGTTAACGTCAAAATAATGCGGTTTCTTTTGAAAAATGAGATACAATATGTCTTCAATCTTACTGACACCCTGATTGCTGATCAATCTTTGGATAAGGTGTTAACCGATCCTGATGTTGATGTGTTTTATGCCTTCAGATTTTACGTTTTTTGTCTGCTGACCGAATCTGATGATCGTGCCATCCTTGAATTCATTCAAACTTATCCTGCAGCCTATGACCCTGAAGCTGATATATTTGTTCTTCGTTCATTCTCCAATTGAGATTCTTTTTAAAATTCAAGTTTAGAGTTGACTTTTAGAACAGTTCTAAATATTAAGACTATGTTTCAGGTGCTTTAACTGCTTAAAAGGGAACGCCTGTGG belongs to Desulfobacula toluolica Tol2 and includes:
- the dsrP gene encoding sulfate reduction electron transfer complex DsrMKJOP subunit DsrP; its protein translation is MLEIAIKGSKNYWLWIVLLLIVIGAGTIVYIDQFINGLMITGMSRDVSWGFYIANFTFLVGVAAGGVMVVIPYYLHNYEKFHRITILGEFLAVGALIMCLLFIVVDLGQPTRMLNVLLYPSPKSMLFYDMLVLNGYLFLNIVIGWKVLEAERNQVEPPFWTKPLIYLSIPFAIGIHTVTAYLYCGLPGRGFWLTAILAPRFLASAFAAGPAFLIILCYIIRKYTKFDPGWDAMQTLSKIVCWAIIANLFFFLCEVFVVYYSKIPGHKVHIQYLLFGYHGYTALVPWMWTSLILMGTGAIFLLLPKLRTNKTLLPVSCAMIFFGAWIDKGLGMISGGFVPSPLHHVTEYGPTGPEIMITLGIYATGFLVITILYKLATQVKEEVHG